CTTTTTTAAAACTGCCAAGTTTATTTTATACTTGCAAACGGTAAGCCACAAGATTTGTTGTTTCAGAGTTTTGCTATTCATTTGGTAATATAATTACAACTACGGAAAATTCATGCAGAAGTATCTCAAcattgaaattacttctgataCTTTTTAGGACTGTTTTTGATCACTTCTAGGTAAGTTCACTTTAATTTATTGAGGTCACTTACATGTGTATATTTCTCCCCTTGGAATGTAATATAATGGTTAGTTCTAGCTTTCTTCATCCTTCTTTTGTTAGCTAATGAAATCTCCTTCTGCTTTTCGACCAAACAAAGTGTTGAATTAGTTGGACATCTTAAATAGTGGTTCCAATGTGCACAGTTGTTTTTCTCATGTCTGTAGAAACTTTTTTTTGGCTCTCTTAATGTGTTACTGAATGGATATTTCAGGTCAGATGGGATGATCTTGATGTGTCTAGACATAATCGGGTTTCACCATGGGAGATTGAGCCATCTGGTTCAGCTCCTGTGCCCAGCAGCTTGGTGATGCCTTCTGCAAAGAGGACCAGGGTTGGCTTTCCTATTTCAAAGGCAGATTTTCCAATTCCTAGAGGTTTCCCTTcatccctctctctctctcgagcgCACACACAGCACAACACGTGCTTATAGAGACACACACTCACATCTCATTCCTGCTTGAATTCAGTAGTATGATTCTTCTGCAATGGTAATAACTAGTCTGTGCCTTTATTTCTTACAGAAGGAATTGCAGTATCAGACTTTGGGGAATCTTCTAGGTTCCAGAAGGTCTTGCAAGGTCAAGAAATTTTGAGGATGCATGCTCCTTATGGTGGACTTGATGCTCGGAGTCCTCGTCCAGCGGGCATAAGATGCTTTCCTGGTTTTCCTAGTTCTGGGATATCTAGAATGGGAAACAGCATCAGACCCCTGCTTGGTGACACTGACAAGTCCCATGAAAGCATTGGCTTTAGTGAATCTCTTCGATTCAATAAGGTCTTGCAAGGTCAAGAAATTTTTACAAGCCCTCCTTATGGGAGAGCTCAAGCCGGTATCCAAATGCAGGAGAAAGGTAGGACTGGTATTTTTGTCGATATTCAGGTTCCAAACCATGGAAATAGGTGGCCTGCTCCAAATCAGGATAATAATACTCGTTGCAAGCCAATTAATCCTGTCTCAGCATCATCACCACCTTCTGCACTCACTTTTCAGCATCCAAGCCCTCCAGCTTCAAAGTTCCAGCCTATGTTCAATCATAAACATGGGAAACATGATCTTGGCAACCAGGCTTCTTTAGATATGTCTGAGAACTGTTGTAGGTATCTCGCATCTGGTTCACATACTGAGGACATCAGTAGGAAGGAAGGTACTCAAGGAATCAGTTCTTTTGGTTTCTTAAAGGAGCAAAAGCAAACAGGAATTTCATATCTTTCTCTTGGGACACAGTCGTCATTCAAAGGCAATCAAAACTTAGTTTCCACATGTAAAACCAGTTGCAGGATCTTTGGATTCCCCTTGACTGAGAGTAAAATAAGTGCAACTAGAGCGGAAATTCCCTCTGAAGCCGTATACTCACATGGTCTAGAAACTACATTTCTCCCTTCCAGTGATGGAAAGTTGCAGCCAGGGCCACCATTGGTGACTAATGTTGTGGGAACAAATTTTACCAAAGTAAATGACCTCTATGCAGCAAGAGATGTGCTTCTTGATATTGCTCTGTAGCAGGAGTTTGTTGTGAGGTTGTGCTAGAATATGTAGACTGAAGGATGTGTGTGCAACATTATTGATTATTAGATTTTAGTAGGCTCTGTAATCTTCTGGCTGTTAAGTGCGCAAGCATTTGGTATGCCAGTAGAATGCCTATCCAGAGATGAAAATTGAGAGTTTTTAATGAAGATTGATACCGTTGAGGAGCGTATGTGCTTGTAAGTACCTGCACTACATATTTCACTGATCTACTTTCATATATTATCAATGCATAATTTCATGAAAGTTTcaataaataattactttttGTCTATTGGGGGGAGCATAGCTGTAGATGGTCTGAAGTTTAAATTTTGGTTGAATAATTAAAGTTCACTCTATAAGAAGGAATTCCAACTGTGGGTGTTTTCAATGAGAGATTCTGTTTGGATATTCTCTCAGTTACTGGTTCAATGTACCAAGACCTAGTTGGTTTTCCCGGCGATGTGGCCTTGTTATTTTCCAGTACTCTTTAGCAGTCACTTGGTTTCAGTTCCTAAATTTTGCTTTCGATAATATGGGCATGAGCATGACTTTATATGAGTTATTTCACATTGCAGGAAAATTTGGTGTGTGTTCCTGTGACGCTGTTGTACTATGATGTAACAATTGGAAGTTGTGTTGCTGCATCAAAGATTGTCTGTATGATAATTGTAATCTGCTTGAAATTTCTAGTGGTTTTTCTTTTAGGATTGAGATgacttttgtatttgtatattaatttacCTTGTCTAGATTTGCTGTGAACTAACTCAAGCTCCTATAAAACGGTAAGTTTGTTGTAGAAGCTCTCATCTCAGGAACACAATACTGTACTTAATTGTTAAGGAATTGTCATGTATAGTCCTGCAATTAAACAGGCTGAATATAGTTTCCTGTTTTGTTATTTGATAATCCTGCATTCCTTGATTTTCATTACTGTATTATTATTAGTCTCTAATTGTGGAAATTACAAATTATTAGTGTCATGCCGAAGcaattttttgaagtttttgttGGGAGATTAGTACATACATAATCTTGCATTTGTGCTTTGATACGTAAAATTCGTGTGGCACAAAAAAATTCACCTCGGACAACCTTATTTCAGTGAGCTCTTCCTTCATGACTGATAATAAATTTAGATTTTGATATTATGGTAACAGCTAAGCTTATCAGcattttcttttatgatttctcctttccatttttgttttttggttaTGAATTTCGTTCATATTGTGTTATTCAATATCAGTGGGCTAAACATCTCCCTTGAAACCTACCAATCAACATGCATGGTCAATCATATATTGGATCACAATTCACCAGATTAATTGTTTAAGAACATGTTTTAAATTCAAGATCTGTTTGATACCTTTTTCTAGCTCTAAGGCTAAAGACATTATAGGTGAAGAACTTTAATTCCCCTGTCTCGAAATAAGTGTTACCCTACCGAATATCACGTACATTAATAAAAGGTCACACTTATTTTGGGtgaagaaataatatattaggCCCCAAAAAGTTGAGGAGTTGGTGTCTGATACTCTTTAATATTCTTTACTATACTTGCTACAGTGGGAGTGAATTTGGTCTTTGTGATGTCCATTTCCATGTCACAGAAAACGAGACCAAGAATATTATAGAACTTCTCAACGACGTCATGGCCTTCGCATATTATTTGGTTTACATCTTTTGACCAAAACCTAACCTTTTTTCAACTCAATGGCTATAATACTGACATCTTCTCTCTTTCATTAAATTCCTAAACAAAGAGATTTTTAGCCTGAGAAAATCAGACAGATCATATATATGGCAGGTTCAAACAACAGTAGTGCCATAACTTTGGAGACAACACCAACATGGGCTATTGCGGTTGTGTGTTTCATTTTAATTACTATTTCCATTCTTATAGAACATGTCCTTCATCTCTTAGCTAAGGTATGTCTCGCTCTCTATCTATCAAAATAATGGAGTAATAGTTTAAAGTTTGGTTTTCTCTTTAGAATAAGCAATAGATAGGACAACTCAGTGCAGTAAGCTTTCGTTATGTATATGGGATcgagaaattaattaaaaaagtaCCAGAGTACGCTGATCTATCGATCTATATATTATACGTGTCTTACCTTTTATTTTCGCATGAGACTATTTTCACGTCTTGAATTTGGATTTGTAACCTACTAATCACACGACAACAACACTTACTATTGTTGGTTAAGAACCAACTTCAAATATTGATTGGTTTTGAATTCATTAACCTTGTAGTACTTCAACAAGAAGAGGAGGAAATCTTTGATTCAAGCTCTAAACAATATCAAATCAGGTACTACTAATTAATactaacaaaatttaaatga
The Solanum stenotomum isolate F172 chromosome 12, ASM1918654v1, whole genome shotgun sequence DNA segment above includes these coding regions:
- the LOC125847700 gene encoding auxin response factor 3 isoform X2, with translation MMCGLIDLNTVDNDDAGEETAAPVSLDSPASSSAASGSSDLTSSTTPAVASVCMELWHACAGPLISLPKKGSAVVYLPQGHLEHLSEYPPIACNLPPHVFCRVVDVKLQADAATDEVYAQVSLVPDNQIEQKWKDGDIDADTEEEEIEGAGKSITPHMFCKTLTASDTSTHGGFSVPRRAAEDCFAPLDYRQQRPSQELVAKDLHGIEWKFRHIYRGQPRRHLLTTGWSAFVNKKKLVSGDAVLFLRTGDGELRLGVRRAAQAKTCSSYLARYSKPLNVSGIEDAVNVISSRNVFNICYNPRGSSSDFIVPYHKFSKTLAHPFSAGMRFKMRVETEDAAEQRFTGLVVGFSDVDPVRWPGSKWRCLLVRWDDLDVSRHNRVSPWEIEPSGSAPVPSSLVMPSAKRTRVGFPISKADFPIPREGIAVSDFGESSRFQKVLQGQEILRMHAPYGGLDARSPRPAGIRCFPGFPSSGISRMGNSIRPLLGDTDKSHESIGFSESLRFNKVLQGQEIFTSPPYGRAQAGIQMQEKGRTGIFVDIQVPNHGNRWPAPNQDNNTRCKPINPVSASSPPSALTFQHPSPPASKFQPMFNHKHGKHDLGNQASLDMSENCCRYLASGSHTEDISRKEGTQGISSFGFLKEQKQTGISYLSLGTQSSFKGNQNLVSTCKTSCRIFGFPLTESKISATRAEIPSEAVYSHGLETTFLPSSDGKLQPGPPLVTNVVGTNFTKVNDLYAARDVLLDIAL
- the LOC125847700 gene encoding auxin response factor 3 isoform X1; this encodes MMCGLIDLNTVDNDDAGEETAAPVSLDSPASSSAASGSSDLTSSTTPAVASVCMELWHACAGPLISLPKKGSAVVYLPQGHLEHLSEYPPIACNLPPHVFCRVVDVKLQADAATDEVYAQVSLVPDNQQIEQKWKDGDIDADTEEEEIEGAGKSITPHMFCKTLTASDTSTHGGFSVPRRAAEDCFAPLDYRQQRPSQELVAKDLHGIEWKFRHIYRGQPRRHLLTTGWSAFVNKKKLVSGDAVLFLRTGDGELRLGVRRAAQAKTCSSYLARYSKPLNVSGIEDAVNVISSRNVFNICYNPRGSSSDFIVPYHKFSKTLAHPFSAGMRFKMRVETEDAAEQRFTGLVVGFSDVDPVRWPGSKWRCLLVRWDDLDVSRHNRVSPWEIEPSGSAPVPSSLVMPSAKRTRVGFPISKADFPIPREGIAVSDFGESSRFQKVLQGQEILRMHAPYGGLDARSPRPAGIRCFPGFPSSGISRMGNSIRPLLGDTDKSHESIGFSESLRFNKVLQGQEIFTSPPYGRAQAGIQMQEKGRTGIFVDIQVPNHGNRWPAPNQDNNTRCKPINPVSASSPPSALTFQHPSPPASKFQPMFNHKHGKHDLGNQASLDMSENCCRYLASGSHTEDISRKEGTQGISSFGFLKEQKQTGISYLSLGTQSSFKGNQNLVSTCKTSCRIFGFPLTESKISATRAEIPSEAVYSHGLETTFLPSSDGKLQPGPPLVTNVVGTNFTKVNDLYAARDVLLDIAL